One genomic segment of Bacillota bacterium includes these proteins:
- the tuf gene encoding elongation factor Tu (EF-Tu; promotes GTP-dependent binding of aminoacyl-tRNA to the A-site of ribosomes during protein biosynthesis; when the tRNA anticodon matches the mRNA codon, GTP hydrolysis results; the inactive EF-Tu-GDP leaves the ribosome and release of GDP is promoted by elongation factor Ts; many prokaryotes have two copies of the gene encoding EF-Tu) — protein VMPGDNINMNVELITPIAIEEGLRFAIREGGRTVGAGVVTGVVE, from the coding sequence GTGATGCCCGGCGACAACATCAACATGAACGTGGAACTGATCACACCCATTGCCATCGAGGAAGGACTGCGTTTCGCTATCCGTGAAGGAGGCCGGACGGTAGGAGCAGGTGTGGTTACCGGAGTAGTTGAGTAA